A stretch of the Sulfuritortus calidifontis genome encodes the following:
- the ppx gene encoding exopolyphosphatase — MPEYPTLAAVDLGSNSFHLQVGRVEGEQLFYLDAHKEAVRLAAGLGEDKRLDAASQKRALDCLARFGERLQGMPAGAVRAVGTSALRVAKNSNEFLKQAKAALGFDIEIVAGREEARLIYLGVAHSLPLSSEPRLVVDIGGGSTECIIGVGYEPQERESLRMGCVVFSKRYFPDGRIDKAALKAAVTAARVEAQSVAKQFKRGHWAEAVGSSGTARALAELCQQAGLSDGAITADGLKWLREQAVKAGSSDRLDLPGLKPERKPVIVGGLAIMSALFEELKIESMQAAQGAMREGILWDLLGRVHDHDMRDVTVEQFMRRYHVDRRQAERVERFALHLFRAFQDSCPVAATQCLGWSAKLHEIGISIAHSGFHKHSAYILENADMPGFSRQDQMRLASLVRASRGSLAKLPVQPDEGLWPLILCLRLAVRLHQNRTEVGLPEWRLVCKGGDCQFQLPAGWLAANPLTQAALESEIKDWRGLAAPVRLAGLREL; from the coding sequence ATGCCGGAATATCCAACGCTGGCCGCCGTCGATCTCGGATCGAACAGCTTTCACCTGCAGGTGGGACGGGTCGAGGGCGAGCAGCTGTTCTACCTCGATGCCCACAAGGAGGCGGTGCGGCTGGCCGCGGGCCTGGGTGAGGACAAGCGGCTGGATGCCGCTTCCCAGAAGCGGGCACTCGATTGCCTGGCCCGGTTCGGCGAACGCTTGCAGGGCATGCCGGCCGGGGCGGTGCGCGCGGTCGGCACTTCGGCCCTGCGGGTGGCGAAGAACTCGAATGAATTCCTCAAGCAGGCCAAGGCGGCACTGGGCTTCGACATCGAGATCGTCGCCGGCCGGGAAGAGGCGCGATTGATCTATCTCGGCGTTGCCCACAGCCTGCCGCTGAGCAGCGAGCCGCGTCTGGTGGTCGACATCGGCGGCGGCTCGACCGAATGCATCATCGGCGTCGGTTACGAGCCGCAGGAACGCGAGAGCCTGCGCATGGGCTGCGTGGTTTTTAGCAAGCGATATTTCCCCGATGGCCGGATCGACAAGGCCGCGCTGAAAGCGGCGGTGACCGCCGCCAGGGTCGAGGCGCAGTCGGTGGCCAAGCAGTTCAAGCGCGGCCATTGGGCCGAGGCGGTCGGCTCCTCCGGCACCGCCCGCGCTCTGGCCGAGTTGTGCCAGCAGGCCGGGCTGTCCGATGGCGCCATTACCGCCGATGGCCTGAAGTGGCTGCGCGAGCAGGCGGTGAAGGCCGGCAGTTCCGACCGGCTCGATCTGCCCGGCCTGAAGCCGGAGCGCAAGCCGGTCATCGTCGGCGGTCTGGCGATCATGTCGGCCCTGTTCGAGGAACTGAAGATCGAGTCGATGCAGGCGGCGCAGGGCGCCATGCGCGAGGGCATCCTCTGGGATCTGCTGGGCCGGGTGCACGACCACGATATGCGCGACGTCACCGTCGAGCAGTTCATGCGCCGCTACCATGTCGACCGCCGCCAGGCGGAACGGGTCGAGCGTTTTGCGCTGCATCTGTTCCGAGCTTTCCAGGACAGTTGTCCGGTCGCGGCGACGCAGTGCCTGGGCTGGTCGGCCAAGCTACATGAGATCGGCATTTCCATCGCCCATTCGGGTTTTCACAAACACTCGGCCTATATCCTGGAGAACGCCGACATGCCGGGCTTCTCGCGCCAGGACCAGATGCGCTTGGCCAGCCTGGTGCGGGCCAGCCGGGGCAGCCTGGCCAAGCTGCCCGTGCAGCCGGACGAGGGGCTGTGGCCCTTGATCCTGTGTCTGCGCCTGGCGGTGCGTCTGCACCAGAATCGTACCGAGGTCGGCTTGCCCGAGTGGCGCCTAGTCTGCAAGGGCGGCGACTGCCAGTTCCAGCTGCCGGCTGGCTGGCTGGCGGCCAACCCGCTTACCCAGGCGGCGCTGGAGAGCGAAATCAAGGATTGGCGCGGGCTGGCCGCGCCCGTGCGGCTGGCAGGGCTGCGCGAGCTTTAG